In Janthinobacterium agaricidamnosum NBRC 102515 = DSM 9628, the DNA window GCGCGAGTTTGGTGATGAAAAGCACGCCCAGCTCTACTGTACGGCGGCTGTCCGGCCATGCGACCGAAGGATCGTTCAGCACGTCGCCGCTTTGAGCGATCTGCAACATCAGGCGGAACTTCACGGGCGCGCGCGCCACGCGCTGGCCGATCTCCGACGCCAGGTAATCGTGCGCCATCTTGGCCGCCTCCGCATCCGTCAGATAGTGTGCGCCATCGGCTGGAACGATTTGATAGCGTCCGTAGCTGACAGCGCCTTTGGCATTGGTGAATTTGAAGGTATTCACACCAAAGTAGGGCAGGCTTCCATAATCAGGCGGCGGCGGGCAGCGAGGATAGCGCGTCAGGCGCTTATCCCGTCTTTTTAATGGGCCTGCTGGCAACGCTTGGCGAACAACTGGACCAGCGGCAGCTAGAAAAAGTCATGGTGGAAACGGGGCGCCGGCTGGCGCGGGAGAATAACATCCCATCGTCCACTGATTTCGAACAGAACCTGGCCCAGGCAATGGCGATCGTGGATGGGCTAGGCGCCAATACGGAAGCGGTGGTTGAGGAAGGTGCGGTCGTGGTGCGCAATTATAGCTGTCCCGTTGCGGGGGCCGTGCGCGCAACCCCCTGCGTCTGCAAGGCAATCGCCGCTTACTTTGCCGAGGCGACCGGACGTCCGGTCACCGAGGAGTGTTTGCGCTCAGACCGATTAATCTGCCAATATCGGATCATGGATAGCTGATCTCCATCATCCCGGTGCAACTCCGAGGCTGTGGCAGCGGATGCCGGTGACGGCATCCGCTTTTTAGCTCTACTCGCTCAAGGCCAGATGCTCCACGGCGATGCTGCCCGTGGTGCCGTCCTGCTGCTTGTCTTGCGAATACACTCCCACCTTGTAATACACCGGTGTCGATTGCCAGGCATCCGCGGCATAGCTGAATTCGTATTTCGCGTCCTCTGTCCCGCTGCGCACCTCGACGTTCAAGGTGTCGCCGCGGAAGGCCAGATTGCATTCGATACGGCTACCCAAGGCCACCCCGTGCAACAGGGGGATGCGCTGTTCCGGGTCGCCGTAATGCTTTTTCACGCCCATGACGATGTCGCCGTGGCTCCAGCGCATCTTCAGCGCTTCCGAACCGCCGCTGCGTTCGCCGTGTATCTGGGCAAAGATTAATTCCCCGGTAGCGGGCTCAGCCAGCACCCGCAGCGCGACGGACAGTTCACGCTGCTGCGTGCTGCCCGCATCGATGGTCCAGTCGCGTTCTTCCCGCAATTCCACACGGGGAAACTCGGAATTCCCGCTATGGCCAGCCCCCGAAGGCACGCGGAATGTCATCGCCCCCGTGCGCTGATCGCTAAAGAAATACGCATCCTGATAGCGGTCGATGGGGCTGATCTCGGTGAATTGCAGGTTGGCATCAAGCGTTTGCAGCCGGAAAGGCGCAAGGTCGAAATTCTGTCCTGGCGCCAGCGCGGGATCGAGCGGCCCCGCCTGTACATTGTTCATCACGAAAAACGCCGACACCAACAAGACCATTTTTTTCATCGCTGCTCCAGGCTAAGGGAACTCAGGCGGACGCCGAGTTCCCCTTATTATGCGCCATGCTGATCTGTAGCAGCCCCGCGTAGCGGCGGAGATTGATGAGCGCCGGCATCTCAGCGCGGCAGCGTCCTTTCCACATTCACCCGCGCCAGCGCAAACGCCTGCCGCAAGATCGCCAGATCGCCAATGTGATTCGACAGCAGCAAGATTAGCTGGCTGTTCAGCATGGTGCGTTGGCCCTCGTCCAGGTCGCGCTGCGAATCGCTCACCATCTCGTAAAAGTCTTCATAGTCGTCGAGATTCTGGCCCAGATTCAATGGTGTGTTCATATATCCTCTCACTTGTTGCTTGGTTTATTTTTCAATATTTCAATATTTCAATACTCCGATACGCCAATATTCAGGCGGTCAGCAAACGGCCGCTGAGCAAGGCGTACAGCGTGCGGATAAACAGTACCGCGATGGCCACCGTCAGCAGGAACAGCAACAGCGCGGCGATACAGCCCAGCACTGTGCCGCCGACCGTGCCGGAATAGATCAGCGCCGAATTGGCCAGCGCCGCCATCGGGAAGCCGATCGCCCACCACGCGGGAGAAAACGGCGCCGGTTTGACGGCCAGGCGGTAGCCGATAATCACGAACAGGAACAGCCCGAAATAGAACAGCAGCGCGGCAAACATATCCACTTTGTGCACCAGGTTGACGTAGGCGATAAAGCCAACCGAAAACGGCGCAATCAATATCATCTTGGATGGACGCATGGCCGCGGCAAGAGGTTCCTGATGCACCAGCCGCGAGAAAATCAGCACGAAGAAAACGATGGCGCTGACGCCGCCAATCGCCGCCGCCAGCAAGTTCACTTCGTGTGTCCATTGCGCCGTCAGCGATCCTCCGGCCACCACGATATCGAGACTGCCGATGCCGGCGATCAGCCAGGCCGGCACGGCGCTCGAGGCCAGCGCATTGCCGTTCAACAGCCGCGAAATCATGACCACGCTCAGTGCCAGCGTGAAAGCCGTGCCAATACTCCACACAAGCAACTGGGCGCTACTGCTGTAGCCGCTGATGACGCTCGACAGCAACAGCACGCTGATGCCCACGGTACCGAAAAAATTGCCAATGACGGGATGCGAAAACTCCTGCCTGACCAAGTCGGGATGCCTGATCAGTTTGACCAGATAAGACAGCGCCAGCACAGCGAACAGCGACAGTGCGACGATGCCGATGCCGTTCGACACGGCGATATCGACGCCATACGCTTTGTTGGCCAGCCGCCACGCCAACGCCAGGCCGGCGACGCTCATGACGGAGCCGAACAGGGCGACCGGTAAATATCGGACAGACGGTCGTGCCCGCGCCGGAATGGTGCGGCGTGCTTGAGTGGTTTCCATAGTGACTCCATTGCTTGGTTGTACAAGTTCAGCACTGCCGGACCTGAGCCGGGCTGAGGTTTGCGCGTGCTTGCCGCTGGCGATTCTGCCCCAGCGGCAACGGGCTGTGAGCGGGCCGGCGGCGGCTTGGCCCAAAAGGAATACGACTTGTCCCCAAAGCGGCCAAGCCCCGGTTTCCGCTAGCCAGCGGACATGGCTTTAAAACCATTTTTTCACTCATCCGGGTTCGCTATTGAAGCAGCATCGCCGGCCCGAAAGCGCGCCCGGTACAGCTTTGGGGTGGTACTCAATTGGCGCGCAAAAATCATCCGCATCTGTGTTGCTGTGTGGAAGCCGCAGCGGAACGCGACAGTCTTCAGTGGCACATCTGTTTCCTCCAGCAATTTGCGGGCAAAATCGATCCGCACCTGGTCGACAAAAATCGACGGCGTGACGTGAGCATGCTTGGCAAAGGCGCGCGAAAATGTGCGCCGGCTGACGCCGACCGCGTCCGCGATTTCTTCTATCGTCAAGGCGTCGCTAATGTGGTCGGTGACATACTGCAACACCTTGCTCACCAGCGAGTCTTGATTCGGACCGACCGCAAGATACGGACTGTATTGCGACTGCCCGCCGTCGCGCCGGATGTACACGATCAGCCGTTTTGCGACCTTCATCGCAAGCTCATGCCCCCAATCCTCGGCAATCAGCGCCAGGCACAGGTCGATGCCCGCCGTGACGCCGCCGCAGGTGAACAGATTCCCGTCGCGCACGAATATCTTGTCTGGCCTCACCCTGGCAGCAGGGAACTGCGCCGACAGCCGTTGTGCGTGATCCCAATGGGTGGTGATTTCGCGGCCCGCGAGCAGCCCGGCGTGCCCTAGTAAAAACACGCCGTTGCATACCGCGCCAAACCTGCCGGCACCTTGCACATGCCGCTTCAACCAGTCGATAAAGGCCGGCTCCGGCTGATATGCCGGATATGCCGGTCCGCCCGCAACCAGCAGCAAGTCACTCTCCGCCTGGAAGTCCAGGTAGTGGCAATGAACCTTGAACTCGATGCCGCTGGAGCACATCACGCTGCTTGGCCGCCCTCCGACCAGCGTGATGTCGTAGTGGTCTTTCTTGCGCAGCAAGTAATTCGCCTCCGTAAAAACGTCCAGCGGACCCGCCACGTCAAGCGCTTGCACGCCGTCCAGTACCACCAAAGTCAGCTTCATCGCATCCCTCTTGTTTTGCCAAATTATCTGCGGTTAACAGACGGTTTTCTTGTCCTGCGCCGCGTGCCCCGGGCTGCTGAAGCCGTGAATCAAGGCAGCGGCCAGCCCCAGCACCACGCCAAAGACCACGATGCCGGTCCAGCCGAAACGGCTCATCAGCCAGCCGCTGATCGTCACGCCGAGCGCGCCGCCAAAAAACGTGGCCGTCATGTATAGGCTGTTGATCCGGCCTTGCGCTTTCGGATCGACCGCGAAGGCGCGCGTCTGGTTGGATACCAGCCCCGCTTGCACCCCGATGTCGAGCACGATGACGCCGATCACCAGCAATACCAGCGAGGATTCGGCGCCGGCCAGCAGCAGGTAGGCCACCGTCACGATGCCGATGCTCAGTCCGATGACGCTGCGCGATCCGACCTTGTCGGCCGCGCGCCCGCCGAGCGACGCGGCAAACGCGCCGGCCGCGCCGATGATGCCAAAACCGCCCGCCCAGGCGCTGCCCAAGTGCCATGGTCCGCTGGCCAGCAGCGCCGCCAGGTTGACCCAGAAGGCGTTGAAACAGGCCCACAACAGCGCTTGCACCATCATCGATTGACGGATCGGGCCATGGTCGCGGACCAGCGGCCACAGCGAAGCAAGCAGCCGTCCGTAGGAAAGGTTGGTGGTCGGCACGCCGCGTGGCAGCAGCAGGGCGGCGGCGATCCACACCGGCACCATGAACGCCGCTTCCATGCCGTACACCGCGCGCCAGCCATAGGCTTCGCCGACCACGCCGCTGATGGTGCGGCCCAGCAAGATGCCGACCATGATGCCGCTGACCACCGTGCCGACCGAGCGTCCCCGTTCGCTTGGCCGCGACATGACGGCCGCGAACGGCACCAGTTGCTGCGGCACGCAGCTGACGATGCCAAGCCCAAACGACGCGCCGATCAGCGGCCAGATGCCGGGCGCGAAGGCCGCCGCCAGGGCAAAGCAGAAGGCCGCCGCGATCTGGCCCAGCACCAGCTTGCGGCGGTCGAAACGGTCGCCAAGCGGCAGCAACAGGGCAAGCCCGGTGGCGAAGCCGAGCAGCGCCGCGCCGGCGACCAGGTCGACGGTGCTCAGGTCCACCCCCAGGCCGGATGCGATCAAGGGCAAGATAGGCTGGGTGCAATAGATGTTGGTGATCACCGCGCCGGCGATGATTGCCATCATGACGATCTTGCCGCGCGAGGCTATCGCCGGCGCGTCAGCATGCTCAGGATGCTTGGGTGTAATCGGCAGTGCGCTCACGGCACTCTCCTTTCATGTGAATGTCCTCCGTATTTGCGGCGGAATGCCGCGATCGGGAGCGTAGAGTGGCAGCTTACGTGTTTGCATTTATAAAGAGAATCCCATAAGATTGGGAATCATCCTCCCATTATTTGATAGAGTATTATGAGCCGTCTCGAATCCATGTCCATTCTGGTCGCCGTGGTTGATGCCGGCAGCCTGTCGGCGGCCGCGCGCCGGCTCGGCATGCCGCTGGCGACGGTCAGCCGCAAGGTGGCGGAACTGGAATCGCATCTGAAGACGCGCTTGCTTCACCGCACCACGCGGCAACTGTCGTTGACCGAAGCCGGTAGTTCATATGTGGCCGCCTGCCGCCGCATACTTGAAGAAATCGGCGAAGCCGAGCGCGCCGCGACGGGCGAATACGCGGCGCCAAAAGGCGAACTGGTGGTGACGGCGCCGGTCGTTTTCGGGCGCTTGCACGTGGTGCCGGTGATCGCCGAATTTCTCGCGCAGTATCCGGAAATCGACATCAGCCTGGTGCTCACGGACCGCGTCGTGCATTTGATGGACGAACACGCCGACGTCGCGGTGCGCATCGGCGAATTACCCGATAGCAGCTTGATGGCGACCGGCGTCGGTGCGGTGCGCCGGGTGGTCTGCGCCAGCCCCGCCTATCTGGCCACCCACGGCGTGCCGCACAGTCCACCCGATCTGAGCGCACATCAATGCATCACCTTCGAGGTGCTCGCTTCCAAGCGCGCCTGGGTGTTTGGAACCGGCAAGTCGGAGCTGTCCGTGCCGGTTCATTCCCGGCTCGCGGTCAATACGGCGGAGGCCGCTATCGCCGCCGCGATGCTGGGCGTGGGATTGATACGGGTACTGTCCTACCAGGTCGCGGACGCCCTGCGCGAGCATGCATTGAGCGTCGTGCTGCAGCCGTTCGAAGCGGCGCCATTGCCGATCAGCCTGGTACACAAGGGACAGGCGCCGGTGCCCTTGAAGGTGCGCGCCTTCCTGGATTTCGTCACGCCGCGCCTGAGGACTCGTACGGCGACATGGCAGGGCGCTCAAGTTCGAGATTATAAGAGCGTCTAACAAAACATCCATGGCGGCGTTGCCTTGCCTTGTCGTACATTCGTACTGCCTACGGCAAGGCGCCTTGCCCTGAACGTTTTGTTAGACGCATCTAAGATGCCGATGAAGTCCGGAATAAGCATCCACCAGTTGTTCCTTGCTGAAGCTTCGATTCAGCCCGCTCGGATTCGGTAATATCCACACCCGCGCGCCGCCAAAGCGCTGCGCCTGTTCGCCCCAATTCACTTGCCGTTTCCCCGTGATGCCGGCATACGCCGCCTTGCCAAGGAAGGCGACGCAGCCTGGTTGATACAAGGCGATTTTTTCCCGCAAGACCATTCCGGCAGTCTGGAATTCTTCCGCCTGCACCTGGTCGGCGCGCTGGGTGGCGCGGCCGACAGCCGCCGTCAATCCAACGCCGAAATCCAGCACGCCGCGGTCATCTTGCGGCGCCACCAGGTGCGGCGTAAAGCCGGCCAGATGCAGCACCGGCCAAAAACGGTTGCCGCGGCCGAGAAAATGGTGGCCCGCCGCCGCCGCATCGACACCGGGGTTGATGCCGCAAAAAACAACTTTTAATCCGTGTGCGAGGATGTCGGGCAGTGCTTGCTCAGCTTCGATGGTGCTCATGTGCGTTTTTGTGCGTTCATGTGCGACACCGGCTTGGCGACGCAGCGGTTTCATCAGTTGCAGGAAGCTGAAGTATGTTCGCTGTCACTGAAGCAGGCAAGTGACTTGGCAGCGTTTCCCGGCCATTCTGGAGCGATTTCGGGCCACGGTCGGAGGCAGGGCAACTGGCCGGCGCGAACAGCCGGCCAGTCTGGATCGCGCGGGCTTATTTCCTGGCCGCGAGCGGATCCGCCGTCGCAGCCGCTTTCGGCTTGGCGTCGGCGGCCGGGCTCGAAACGGGACCGGCCGGCGCCACCACCTTGTCCATAGGCGTGTTCGACGGCGCGCTGTCCATGCCGCCCAGGATCAGCGGCATGCCGCTCTGTCCGCCGCCCACCACCACCACCTTCGCATTCGGCGATTGCGCCAGCTGCGTGGTGGCGTCGATGCCGCGCAGGCGCAGATAGCCGTTGGTAATGCTGCCGCTGACAACTTGCTGGAAGTTGCGCACCCCCTCGGCCTCGATTTGCTTGCGTTCGCGTTCGAGCTGTTCGACCTTGACGCGGAAAGCATATTCCTCGATGCGTTGCTTTTGCTCGTTCTTTTGCTCGATCGCGGCGCGCACGGTTGGCGGCAGCACGATGCTGCTGATCAGCACATTTTCCACGTGCAGGATATCCAGTTCCGGGGTCGCGCTCAGCGTGTTGGAGGCGCGCTTGACATTGCGTTCGACGATCTCGCGGATCGCCGCTTCGAGCGTGCTGCGCTGGTTCGAATAAATTTCCTCGGCGCGGACCTTGCCCAGCACCGAGCGGGTCTGGGCGGCGATATCGGGCACCAGCAACGATTCCAGGAAGTGCGGCCCGAGGCGGCGGTGCAGGTGGCCGACGTTATTGGCGACCAGGCGGTAGCGGTAGGCGACCTTGACGCCGACCGACAGGCCGTCGGCCATCAGGCAGTCGACCGTCATCTCGCCCAGGCGGGTGCGGGTGTCGTACAGCGCGACGTCATCCCACGGGAAAATCAGATGGGTGCCCTCGCCATAGGTGCGCTCGGTTACCGTGCCGTCATGAAAGCGTTTCCACAGCACGCCGACATGGCCGGCCGGCACGGTGTAGACCACGTGCGGCGACAGCACGATCAGGATCGCCAGCGCGACCAGCGCGGCGACCGTCAGTTCGACGACGTTCGCTTCGAACCAGCGATGGATTTTCGCGCGCCAGCCTGTCGCGGCGGGCGCCAGTACTTCGGCCTTGTCAAGCTTCATCATCAACCTTTACTATGCTTCCGTAATTGAGTGCAATGCGGCGGTCCGCGACATCGAAATAGGCATCGTCATGGGTGATCGCGACGATGGTCTTGCCGGCGGCCTTAAATTCAGGCAGCAGCTCGCGGTAGAATTTCATGCGGAACACCGGATCCTGGTCGGCCGCCCATTCGTCCAGGATCAGGATCGGTTTTTCCTCCAGCAGGGCGACCAGCAAGGCCAGCCGCTTGCGCTGGCCGGAAGACAGGTCCAGCGTGTCGAAGCTGTCGTCAATCAGCTGCACCTTGCCGACCATTTCCAGCCGCTGCAGCAGCGCCGGCACGCGCTCGCGCGCTTCGGGGCTCAGTCCGTACAGGCGACGGAACAGGTGCGGATCGTTGAACACGACGGAAAACAGTTCGCGGTAGGCCTGGCCGTCTGTGGGCGCCAGCTCAAGCCCATCGAGCGAGATGGCGCCGCCGTCAGGCCGGTACAGGCCGGTCAGTATCTTCAGGAAAGTGGTCTTGCCGGAACCGTTGCCGCCGGTGATGAAGACCGTCTCTCCGCGCCGCAGCGTGAAGTCGATCGGCCCCAGCTTGAACGCGTTGCGGCCGGCGCCGTCATGATGGGTATACACGATGTTGCGCATGTCCAGCGTGTCGAACGGCAGCACCGCGCCGTGGTGGGTGTCGCGCGCGCCGCTGCCGAGCGCCGCTTCGACCTCGCCCAGGCTGCGCGCGGCCATGTCGGCGCTCGCCATCGCCGGCACCGAGCCGACCACCGCCGAAATCGGTCCGAACAGGAACAGCACCACCGTCGCCGTCTGCACCACCTGCGAGGAAAAATCCGAGGACAGCACCGGCACCACGAAAACCATCGTGCCGACCAGTAAAAACAGCGTGGTCTGGGCGAACGCCATGATGCTGCCGAGCGCGGTCATGGCGCTGATGCGCGAGCGCGCCGCGGCCTCCGACTCTTCCGCGAAGTGGCCGTACAACTCGTCGCTGCGGCCGCGGTTCATGCGGGTTTCCTTGAAGCCGTCGACAAAATCGGAGACGCGGTCGAACAGCCGGTTTTCCAGCCGCCCGGAATCGCTGAGGGCCTGGTTCAGCTTGCGGCTTTGCAGCAGGTACATGCCGACTGCCAGCGCGACAAATCCGGCCGCCACCGCCAGTGCCATCGGCGACAGCCATGCCAGGTACATCGCGCCAAAAAAGATCAGCACCACCGATTGCGCGGCGTTGGTGAGCACCGAGGCCAGTTGCGACAGGGTTTGCGTATCCTTGCCGATCGCGGCGTAGAGCACGCCTGGGCCGAGTTTTTCGAGGGTGTTGAGCTGGGCGTCGCGCAGCTTGCCGGTCAGGCGCAGCCGCAAGCGGTGCACCACGTGCTCGACTTCGGATGTCGTGACCCGGATCACGAAGCGGCTCGACAGCACATTGAGCGTCACCAGCGCCAGGAAAATGAAGAACGCGGCCGTGGTCGGCTTGCCCTTGGAGATCTCCTTGGCCGCGTAGTTGACGGACGCCAATACGCCGGCGCTGGTGATGCCCGAGATGGTAATCATGGCCAGCAGCTTGCGCTGCGTAATACGCAAGCCTTCCGCCTTGAGCAGACTAAAAAAACTCATAAATCGATGACTCCGTGGAATGGCGCGGGCAGCCCGCTATCACAGCGGCTTGGCCACAGGCTTGGGGCGGGTTAATACTAACAGCATGAGCGTCACGGGTGGCGACAATACCAGTGCCAGAATAAAGAAGCCGATAAAACCGATGCGGCGGCTAGTGCCGAACAATCCTGTTATCAACGCTCCAAGCAGATAGACGGCCATGAAAATGGGTAGAAACATGCGTGCGATTCCCTTTTAAAGAAAGTCTCAACAACGACCATACCAGTGGTGCCGTTGCACGAAATGTGTGGCTTGGCAGCCTACCATGATTGTACCTCGAAGTATTATCTAATTAATATATTTTTTAATGGAGTATGAATCTTCAATTTAAATAATTTATAAATTCTCAGTGACTATCGAAATAGTATTCTAAAAAAATCTGAATGAGGCCAAAGCCATCCTCAGCGCATAGCGGTACTGCCCTGTTGGCGCATGCTGGCCAGCGCCATTCCGGCAGCAGGCCGCAGCTGGAACCGGTTGCAGGCGGTCGGCTGGCATCCGCCACGCACCTCGGGCCGGATTGCCGCACCTTTTGCCGGGGCTGGAACGGCAGCGGACGGCGCCCCGCATACCGCTGCAGGAGCGGCTTGCGCCCTGAATCCTGCACCGCGGATTTCGCTCTGGTGGCGTGGTGTTATTTTCTTTCGTTTTGATCTAGATCAAACAATGAATATTTATGTGATAAATCGAATTTACTACTTCATTAAATTCATATAAAAAAAATTTTCGCAGGATTTATTATGGCTATGCGGGGAAAGGCATTATCGTAAAATATTTGTTTCGTTGTTGTTATTAATATTTCCATGTTACGATTAAATAAGATTTTTTGCGCGATCGCTAATTAGCTGATGGCCATCTGCAGTGAATCCTGACTTGGAAGTATTTTTTCATGAAATATTTACTTAAAGGAGTGTTCAAATGAGTGAAGCAGAAGTTGCAGCACCGATTCGCGCGGCATTAAGCGGGGACGCGCAGCGTTTGCTCGGCGCCGAACGCACGGTGGTGCGCTACGCGCAGTGGTCGCTGCTGGCGGGCCTGGTGCCGTTCAGCGTGCTCGAC includes these proteins:
- a CDS encoding polysaccharide lyase family 7 protein, encoding MKKMVLLVSAFFVMNNVQAGPLDPALAPGQNFDLAPFRLQTLDANLQFTEISPIDRYQDAYFFSDQRTGAMTFRVPSGAGHSGNSEFPRVELREERDWTIDAGSTQQRELSVALRVLAEPATGELIFAQIHGERSGGSEALKMRWSHGDIVMGVKKHYGDPEQRIPLLHGVALGSRIECNLAFRGDTLNVEVRSGTEDAKYEFSYAADAWQSTPVYYKVGVYSQDKQQDGTTGSIAVEHLALSE
- the mug gene encoding G/U mismatch-specific DNA glycosylase, with the translated sequence MSTIEAEQALPDILAHGLKVVFCGINPGVDAAAAGHHFLGRGNRFWPVLHLAGFTPHLVAPQDDRGVLDFGVGLTAAVGRATQRADQVQAEEFQTAGMVLREKIALYQPGCVAFLGKAAYAGITGKRQVNWGEQAQRFGGARVWILPNPSGLNRSFSKEQLVDAYSGLHRHLRCV
- a CDS encoding GlxA family transcriptional regulator, with protein sequence MKLTLVVLDGVQALDVAGPLDVFTEANYLLRKKDHYDITLVGGRPSSVMCSSGIEFKVHCHYLDFQAESDLLLVAGGPAYPAYQPEPAFIDWLKRHVQGAGRFGAVCNGVFLLGHAGLLAGREITTHWDHAQRLSAQFPAARVRPDKIFVRDGNLFTCGGVTAGIDLCLALIAEDWGHELAMKVAKRLIVYIRRDGGQSQYSPYLAVGPNQDSLVSKVLQYVTDHISDALTIEEIADAVGVSRRTFSRAFAKHAHVTPSIFVDQVRIDFARKLLEETDVPLKTVAFRCGFHTATQMRMIFARQLSTTPKLYRARFRAGDAASIANPDE
- a CDS encoding SLAC1 anion channel family protein; its protein translation is METTQARRTIPARARPSVRYLPVALFGSVMSVAGLALAWRLANKAYGVDIAVSNGIGIVALSLFAVLALSYLVKLIRHPDLVRQEFSHPVIGNFFGTVGISVLLLSSVISGYSSSAQLLVWSIGTAFTLALSVVMISRLLNGNALASSAVPAWLIAGIGSLDIVVAGGSLTAQWTHEVNLLAAAIGGVSAIVFFVLIFSRLVHQEPLAAAMRPSKMILIAPFSVGFIAYVNLVHKVDMFAALLFYFGLFLFVIIGYRLAVKPAPFSPAWWAIGFPMAALANSALIYSGTVGGTVLGCIAALLLFLLTVAIAVLFIRTLYALLSGRLLTA
- a CDS encoding LysR family transcriptional regulator, translating into MSRLESMSILVAVVDAGSLSAAARRLGMPLATVSRKVAELESHLKTRLLHRTTRQLSLTEAGSSYVAACRRILEEIGEAERAATGEYAAPKGELVVTAPVVFGRLHVVPVIAEFLAQYPEIDISLVLTDRVVHLMDEHADVAVRIGELPDSSLMATGVGAVRRVVCASPAYLATHGVPHSPPDLSAHQCITFEVLASKRAWVFGTGKSELSVPVHSRLAVNTAEAAIAAAMLGVGLIRVLSYQVADALREHALSVVLQPFEAAPLPISLVHKGQAPVPLKVRAFLDFVTPRLRTRTATWQGAQVRDYKSV
- a CDS encoding MFS transporter, which gives rise to MSALPITPKHPEHADAPAIASRGKIVMMAIIAGAVITNIYCTQPILPLIASGLGVDLSTVDLVAGAALLGFATGLALLLPLGDRFDRRKLVLGQIAAAFCFALAAAFAPGIWPLIGASFGLGIVSCVPQQLVPFAAVMSRPSERGRSVGTVVSGIMVGILLGRTISGVVGEAYGWRAVYGMEAAFMVPVWIAAALLLPRGVPTTNLSYGRLLASLWPLVRDHGPIRQSMMVQALLWACFNAFWVNLAALLASGPWHLGSAWAGGFGIIGAAGAFAASLGGRAADKVGSRSVIGLSIGIVTVAYLLLAGAESSLVLLVIGVIVLDIGVQAGLVSNQTRAFAVDPKAQGRINSLYMTATFFGGALGVTISGWLMSRFGWTGIVVFGVVLGLAAALIHGFSSPGHAAQDKKTVC
- a CDS encoding DUF2783 domain-containing protein, with the protein product MNTPLNLGQNLDDYEDFYEMVSDSQRDLDEGQRTMLNSQLILLLSNHIGDLAILRQAFALARVNVERTLPR
- a CDS encoding catalase; this translates as MNTFKFTNAKGAVSYGRYQIVPADGAHYLTDAEAAKMAHDYLASEIGQRVARAPVKFRLMLQIAQSGDVLNDPSVAWPDSRRTVELGVLFITKLAPDNNEAQHRLLFLPNALPASIEVQDPMVNARSASYVVSFGRRQQ
- a CDS encoding cyclic peptide export ABC transporter, which gives rise to MSFFSLLKAEGLRITQRKLLAMITISGITSAGVLASVNYAAKEISKGKPTTAAFFIFLALVTLNVLSSRFVIRVTTSEVEHVVHRLRLRLTGKLRDAQLNTLEKLGPGVLYAAIGKDTQTLSQLASVLTNAAQSVVLIFFGAMYLAWLSPMALAVAAGFVALAVGMYLLQSRKLNQALSDSGRLENRLFDRVSDFVDGFKETRMNRGRSDELYGHFAEESEAAARSRISAMTALGSIMAFAQTTLFLLVGTMVFVVPVLSSDFSSQVVQTATVVLFLFGPISAVVGSVPAMASADMAARSLGEVEAALGSGARDTHHGAVLPFDTLDMRNIVYTHHDGAGRNAFKLGPIDFTLRRGETVFITGGNGSGKTTFLKILTGLYRPDGGAISLDGLELAPTDGQAYRELFSVVFNDPHLFRRLYGLSPEARERVPALLQRLEMVGKVQLIDDSFDTLDLSSGQRKRLALLVALLEEKPILILDEWAADQDPVFRMKFYRELLPEFKAAGKTIVAITHDDAYFDVADRRIALNYGSIVKVDDEA
- a CDS encoding prohibitin family protein, with amino-acid sequence MMKLDKAEVLAPAATGWRAKIHRWFEANVVELTVAALVALAILIVLSPHVVYTVPAGHVGVLWKRFHDGTVTERTYGEGTHLIFPWDDVALYDTRTRLGEMTVDCLMADGLSVGVKVAYRYRLVANNVGHLHRRLGPHFLESLLVPDIAAQTRSVLGKVRAEEIYSNQRSTLEAAIREIVERNVKRASNTLSATPELDILHVENVLISSIVLPPTVRAAIEQKNEQKQRIEEYAFRVKVEQLERERKQIEAEGVRNFQQVVSGSITNGYLRLRGIDATTQLAQSPNAKVVVVGGGQSGMPLILGGMDSAPSNTPMDKVVAPAGPVSSPAADAKPKAAATADPLAARK